One genomic region from Populus nigra chromosome 8, ddPopNigr1.1, whole genome shotgun sequence encodes:
- the LOC133701339 gene encoding AP2-like ethylene-responsive transcription factor AIL1, which produces MSKWLGFSLTPHLRIDEGFGREDQAPGFSVMPLRSDGSLCVFDPFRRPSNGAPDWRYENTMDGGSTSEDGPKLEDFLGCYSNSPSNESASSVSGFKSWLRQTAPFSSSGKSPIEANNSNFQSLLLTMNPSSQNGLATISPLQVVDNRKRPVVKSLAKEPVSHKSIDTFGQRTSQYRGVTRHRWTGRYEAHLWDNSCRKEGQTRKGRQVYLGGYDKEEKAARAYDLAALKYWGPTTHINFPLNTYEKELEEMKHMTRQEFVASLRRKSSGFSRGASVYRGVTRHHQHGRWQARIGRVAGNKDLYLGTFSTQEEAAEAYDIAAIKFRGTSAVTNFGIRRYDVKRICSSSKLIASDLAKRSSKDSAPVALEDYNSCASSTSSQPHLAIASSEASRELTDMMWSENTGEHQQQQGANNNNNGVTLVASSTRNPCNAASPKCSVGLASDFGLGSESCSQGYFPLQGGKHQVPMFALWND; this is translated from the exons ATGAGTAAATGGTTGGGGTTTTCTCTGACTCCACACTTGAGAATTGATGAAGGGTTTGGTAGAGAAGACCAAGCTCCTGGTTTCTCTGTCATGCCTTTGCGTTCTGATGGATCTCTTTGTGTTTTTGATCCCTTTAGACGTCCATCTAATGGTGCCCCAG ATTGGAGATATGAAAACACTATGGATGGAGGTAGTACAAGTGAGGATGGTCCCAAGCTTGAGGATTTCTTGGGGTGTTACTCAAACTCACCTTCTAATGAGAGTGCTAGTTCAGTTTCTGGGTTCAAGTCTTGGCTTAGGCAGACGGCGCCATTTTCTTCTAGTGGGAAGTCTCCAATTGAAGCAAACAATAGCAATTTTCAATCATTATTGCTCACAATGAATCCTAGTTCTCAGAATGGATTGGCTACTATATCTCCATTGCAAGTGGTTGATAACCGTAAAAGGCCAGTTGTAAAATCACTTGCTAAAGAACCAGTTTCTCATAAATCTATTGACACATTTGGACAAAGAACTTCACAATATAGAGGTGTAACAAG GCATAGATGGACTGGGAGATATGAGGCCCATTTATGGGACAATAGTTGCAGGAAAGAAGGGCAAACGAGGAAAGGAAGGCAAG TTTACCTTG GTGGGTATGATAAGGAAGAAAAAGCAGCAAGGGCTTATGATTTAGCTGCCTTGAAGTATTGGGGTCCAACAACGCATATTAATTTCCCT ttgAACACTTATGAGAAAGAGCTTGAAGAGATGAAGCACATGACCAGGCAAGAATTTGTAGCCAGTTTGAGAAG GAAAAGTAGTGGGTTTTCAAGAGGAGCTTCTGTGTACAGAGGAGTGACAAG GCATCATCAACATGGAAGATGGCAAGCTAGAATCGGAAGGGTTGCTGGAAACAAGGATTTGTACCTTGGAACATTTA GTACACAAGAAGAAGCTGCCGAGGCCTATGACATTGCTGCAATTAAATTTAGGGGTACCAGTGCTGTTACAAATTTTGGTATAAGAAGGTATGATGTGAAGAGAATTTGCTCAAGCTCCAAACTCATTGCTAGTGACCTAGCTAAGCGTTCATCAAAAGATTCGGCTCCGGTGGCCCTCGAGGATTACAATTCTTGTGCTTCATCAACATCTTCTCAGCCCCACCTTGCCATAGCAAGCAGTGAAGCCTCCCGTGAATTGACTGACATGATGTGGAGTGAAAATACAGGGGAACATCAACAGCAACAAGGTgctaacaacaataacaatggtGTAACTTTGGTGGCTTCAAGTACCAGGAATCCCTGCAATGCTGCTAGTCCAAAATGTTCGGTTGGCTTAGCTAG